A stretch of Lysobacter sp. K5869 DNA encodes these proteins:
- a CDS encoding GNAT family N-acetyltransferase, with protein MSASDHPAAASAPTVDALREEDVDAAVAFDGSYYALSRLKLEMRDGMLWCDLESFDTEQIEQGYRKLYGDDADADGLRDYLQRARGNTAPDAAAFVARIDGRVVGRLLMSRTWNGFAYIEDIAIDRDVRRRGAGSALMRQALAWAREHGYPGIMLETQDTNVLACRLYLRHGFVLGGCDRFHYANEEEPELAQETALFWYHRF; from the coding sequence ATGAGCGCGAGCGACCACCCTGCGGCCGCATCCGCGCCGACGGTCGATGCGCTGCGCGAAGAGGACGTCGATGCCGCGGTCGCCTTCGACGGCAGCTACTACGCCTTGAGCCGGCTGAAGCTGGAAATGCGCGACGGCATGCTGTGGTGCGACCTGGAATCCTTCGATACCGAGCAGATCGAGCAGGGGTACCGCAAGCTCTACGGCGACGATGCCGATGCCGACGGCCTGCGCGATTACCTGCAACGCGCGCGCGGCAACACCGCGCCCGACGCGGCCGCGTTCGTGGCCCGCATCGACGGGCGCGTGGTTGGCCGGCTGCTGATGTCGCGCACCTGGAACGGCTTCGCCTACATCGAGGACATCGCCATCGACCGCGACGTGCGCCGACGCGGCGCGGGTTCGGCGCTGATGCGGCAGGCGCTGGCCTGGGCGCGCGAGCACGGCTATCCCGGGATCATGCTGGAAACCCAGGACACCAACGTCCTGGCCTGCCGCCTGTACCTGCGTCACGGGTTCGTGCTCGGCGGCTGCGACCGTTTCCACTACGCCAACGAGGAAGAGCCGGAGTTGGCGCAGGAGACGGCACTTTTTTGGTATCACCGGTTCTAA
- a CDS encoding LysR family transcriptional regulator, which produces MAVNDRLLGIVAFVQSAEAGSFAVAADRLGVTRSAIGKRIARLEQQLGVRLFHRSTRRQSLTEDGQAYYERCVKALAELDAAEAALDSGRREPSGRLRISAPVMFGRHCVTPVVLELARLYPKLEIDLSFNDRMVDLVEEGYDLGIRVGRLRDSATLAARRLTEEHLGICAAPAYLAKRGLPREIDDFAGHEAVIYGRHGQIVPWRLRDGDGEVREPAVNARLRFDDLQAIADAAIAGAGLAQLPCWLLSRYLRSGELQMVMHADRVVGSRISAVWPHTHYLPLRTRVAIDLLVERIPGMVGVNLSRPMAEAA; this is translated from the coding sequence ATGGCCGTCAACGATCGCCTGCTCGGCATCGTCGCCTTCGTCCAGTCGGCCGAGGCCGGCAGCTTCGCGGTCGCCGCCGACCGCCTCGGCGTGACCCGCTCGGCCATCGGCAAGCGCATCGCCCGGCTCGAACAGCAGCTCGGCGTGCGCCTGTTCCACCGCAGCACCCGCCGCCAGAGCCTGACCGAGGACGGCCAGGCCTATTACGAACGCTGCGTCAAAGCGCTGGCCGAACTCGACGCCGCCGAGGCCGCGCTCGACAGCGGCCGGCGCGAGCCGAGCGGACGGCTGCGGATCAGCGCGCCGGTGATGTTCGGCCGCCACTGCGTGACGCCGGTGGTGCTGGAACTGGCGCGGCTGTATCCGAAGCTGGAGATCGATCTGTCGTTCAACGACCGCATGGTCGATCTGGTCGAGGAAGGCTACGACCTGGGCATCCGCGTCGGCCGCCTGCGCGACAGCGCGACCTTGGCCGCGCGCCGGCTGACCGAAGAACACCTGGGCATCTGCGCGGCGCCGGCGTATCTGGCCAAGCGCGGGCTGCCGCGCGAGATCGACGACTTCGCCGGCCACGAGGCGGTGATCTACGGCCGCCACGGCCAGATCGTGCCGTGGCGCCTGCGCGACGGCGACGGCGAAGTGCGCGAACCGGCGGTCAACGCGCGCCTGCGCTTCGACGACCTGCAAGCCATCGCCGACGCCGCCATCGCCGGCGCCGGCCTCGCGCAACTGCCATGCTGGCTGCTGAGCCGCTACCTGCGCAGCGGCGAACTGCAGATGGTGATGCACGCCGACCGCGTCGTCGGCAGCCGCATCAGCGCGGTGTGGCCGCACACCCACTACCTGCCGCTGCGCACGCGCGTGGCGATCGATTTGCTGGTCGAGCGGATTCCGGGGATGGTCGGGGTGAATCTGAGCCGGCCGATGGCCGAGGCGGCGTGA
- a CDS encoding CsgG/HfaB family protein has translation MKTANRGIQAMACVLGLGVALTAAPGWAQRKSAQELRAEKTNEIPTCAKSLGAISVIEPEDGTNWWSGQQLPAPSKLIKVFVQKSRCFTLVDRGAGMDMAMRERELASSGQLRNKSNIGKGQIRAADYVLVPDLIAKNSNAGGNAVGGLIGGLIGGRAGAVAGNLNFNKKTADVVLTVTDVRSSEQVAMAEGSAKKTDIGFGASGSLFGSSGLGGAGVSGYANTEIGQVITMAYLQAYTNLVAELGGLSGNASASNAQQAVTVLKSARLFANANGSGKVVRPLDPGMMLYPTGNKQGAMWEVEDELGNKGWVTSLALELSK, from the coding sequence ATGAAGACCGCTAATCGGGGAATCCAGGCCATGGCCTGCGTGCTGGGCCTGGGCGTGGCGCTGACCGCCGCGCCGGGCTGGGCTCAGCGCAAGAGCGCGCAGGAGTTGCGCGCGGAAAAGACCAACGAGATTCCGACCTGCGCCAAGAGCCTCGGCGCGATCTCGGTGATCGAGCCGGAAGACGGCACCAACTGGTGGAGCGGCCAGCAGCTGCCCGCGCCGAGCAAGCTGATCAAGGTGTTCGTGCAGAAGTCGCGCTGCTTCACCCTGGTCGACCGCGGCGCCGGCATGGACATGGCCATGCGCGAACGCGAACTGGCCTCCAGCGGCCAGCTGCGCAACAAGTCCAACATCGGCAAGGGCCAGATCCGCGCCGCCGACTACGTGTTGGTGCCGGACCTGATCGCCAAGAACTCCAACGCCGGCGGCAACGCCGTGGGCGGCTTGATCGGCGGGCTGATCGGCGGCCGCGCCGGCGCCGTCGCCGGCAACCTCAACTTCAACAAGAAGACCGCCGACGTGGTGCTGACCGTCACCGACGTGCGCTCCTCCGAGCAGGTCGCGATGGCCGAGGGCAGCGCCAAGAAGACCGACATCGGCTTCGGCGCGAGCGGCTCGCTGTTCGGCAGCAGCGGCCTGGGCGGCGCCGGCGTGTCGGGCTACGCCAACACCGAGATCGGCCAGGTCATCACCATGGCTTACTTGCAGGCCTACACCAATCTGGTCGCCGAACTCGGCGGCCTGTCGGGCAACGCCTCGGCCTCGAACGCGCAGCAGGCGGTCACCGTGCTCAAGTCCGCGCGCCTGTTCGCCAACGCCAACGGCAGCGGCAAGGTGGTGCGCCCGCTCGACCCGGGCATGATGCTCTACCCCACCGGCAACAAGCAGGGCGCGATGTGGGAAGTGGAGGACGAGCTCGGCAACAAGGGCTGGGTGACTTCGCTGGCGCTGGAATTGTCGAAGTAA
- a CDS encoding AAA family ATPase — protein sequence MLQTLAIANYRSLHKLELGLGRLNVVTGANGSGKSNLYRALRLLAETAQGGVVPALAREGGLPSTLWAGPEQITARMKRGEVPIQGTQRQAPVALRLGFAGEEYGYAIDLGLPPPREAESLFSLDPQIKREAIWAGPFLRSSNLLVDRRAALAKVREGRGWRIAAEHLSPFESLFAQIADPRAAPEVLLLRETIRGWRFYDHFRSDAQAPARQPQLGTLTPVLSHDGRDLAAAWQTIVEIGDAPALAAAVDDAFPGARVSVRDAGGRFVLEFEQPGLLRPLSAAELSDGTLRYLLWIAALHTPRPPPLMVLNEPETSLHPDLLPALGRLIARASRRSQVWVVSHATRLVAALEEDAGCNAIRLHKAFGQTEIEGQGMLDAPAWYWPER from the coding sequence ATGCTGCAAACCCTGGCGATCGCCAACTACCGCTCGCTGCACAAGCTCGAACTGGGGCTGGGCCGGCTCAACGTCGTCACCGGCGCCAACGGCAGCGGCAAATCCAATCTCTACCGCGCCCTGCGCCTGCTGGCCGAGACCGCGCAGGGCGGGGTAGTGCCGGCGCTGGCGCGCGAAGGCGGGCTGCCGTCGACCTTATGGGCCGGGCCGGAGCAGATCACAGCGCGGATGAAGCGCGGCGAAGTGCCGATCCAGGGCACCCAGCGGCAGGCGCCGGTGGCGCTGCGGCTGGGCTTCGCCGGCGAGGAATACGGCTACGCCATCGACCTGGGCCTGCCGCCGCCGCGCGAGGCCGAGTCGCTGTTCTCGCTCGACCCGCAGATCAAGCGCGAAGCGATCTGGGCCGGGCCGTTCCTGCGCAGTTCCAACCTGCTGGTGGACCGCCGCGCCGCGCTGGCGAAGGTACGCGAGGGCCGCGGTTGGCGCATCGCCGCCGAACACCTGAGCCCGTTCGAGAGCCTGTTCGCGCAGATCGCCGACCCGCGCGCGGCGCCGGAAGTGCTGCTGTTGCGCGAGACGATCCGCGGCTGGCGGTTCTACGATCATTTCCGCAGCGACGCGCAAGCGCCGGCGCGGCAGCCGCAACTGGGCACGCTGACGCCGGTGCTGAGCCACGACGGCCGCGACTTGGCCGCGGCGTGGCAGACCATCGTCGAAATCGGCGACGCGCCGGCGCTGGCGGCCGCGGTCGACGACGCGTTTCCCGGCGCGCGGGTGTCGGTGCGCGACGCCGGCGGCCGCTTCGTCCTCGAATTCGAGCAACCCGGCTTGCTGCGGCCGTTGAGCGCGGCCGAACTGTCCGACGGCACCTTGCGCTACCTGCTGTGGATCGCCGCCCTGCACACCCCGCGGCCGCCGCCGCTGATGGTGCTCAACGAACCCGAAACCAGCCTGCACCCGGACCTGCTGCCGGCGCTGGGTCGATTGATCGCGCGCGCCTCGCGGCGCAGCCAGGTGTGGGTGGTGTCGCACGCGACGCGGTTGGTGGCGGCGTTGGAAGAAGACGCGGGATGCAACGCGATTCGGCTGCACAAAGCGTTCGGCCAGACGGAAATCGAAGGGCAGGGGATGTTGGATGCGCCGGCGTGGTATTGGCCGGAGCGGTGA
- a CDS encoding GNAT family N-acetyltransferase, whose amino-acid sequence MNDTAAVPTIRRAHAGDADALALAGAATFLDTFAGILAGADIVAHCRKQHAAELYAQALADPASALWLAETPVGAAPVGFAMLTRPNLPLADLRADDLELKRIYLLSRFHGGGTGRRLMQHAIDEARARGAGRLLLGVYAGNERALAFYARCGYAQVGEREFQVGGNTYHDAILALELAA is encoded by the coding sequence ATGAACGATACCGCTGCTGTTCCCACGATCCGCCGCGCCCACGCCGGCGACGCCGATGCGCTCGCCCTGGCCGGCGCGGCGACCTTCCTCGACACCTTCGCCGGCATCCTCGCCGGCGCCGACATCGTCGCCCACTGCCGCAAGCAGCACGCGGCCGAACTCTACGCGCAGGCGCTCGCCGATCCCGCCTCGGCGCTATGGCTGGCCGAAACGCCGGTCGGCGCCGCGCCGGTCGGCTTCGCGATGCTGACCCGGCCGAATCTGCCGCTCGCCGATCTGCGCGCGGACGACCTGGAGCTCAAGCGCATCTACCTGCTCTCGCGCTTCCACGGCGGCGGCACCGGGCGGCGGCTGATGCAGCACGCCATCGACGAAGCCCGCGCCCGCGGCGCCGGCCGATTGTTGCTCGGCGTGTACGCCGGCAACGAGCGCGCGCTGGCGTTCTATGCGCGCTGCGGTTACGCCCAGGTCGGCGAGCGCGAGTTCCAGGTCGGCGGCAACACCTATCACGACGCGATCCTGGCGCTGGAGCTGGCGGCATGA
- a CDS encoding DNA methyltransferase, whose amino-acid sequence MDSRSWLLLEPDPPELRLPEDLRARDPFGGRDCGWVAQMRPFVRHYAAPGARVFDPFCGFGTTLLAAALEGRDACGLEIDPARAQLARERLHRHGIDAPIATGTLPETPAPAPFDLCLTNVPYFGCRWPGEADAQAGQLYLERDYEAYLRRLRDLFHAVRDALPEDGYCIVMAENLNLDGRLLPLAWDLARVLGALFVARDERLLCYRREARPLAPGDARSDRSHEYALVFQKQRERVCLDSTRDALQALRDAGFAFDLYGSYPRWLADPGVREPADADLLLPDDQAEFDRLLWWLHERDYALSLWGEPLRPPLRLPRLREHWYVRAQRRDRLGRLVRLDLSLADQAGRQTPAAR is encoded by the coding sequence ATGGATAGCCGCAGCTGGCTGCTGCTGGAACCCGATCCGCCGGAACTGCGCCTGCCCGAGGATTTGCGCGCGCGCGATCCGTTCGGCGGCCGCGATTGCGGCTGGGTCGCGCAGATGCGCCCGTTCGTGCGCCACTACGCCGCGCCCGGCGCGCGCGTGTTCGATCCGTTCTGCGGCTTCGGCACTACTTTGTTGGCGGCCGCGCTGGAAGGCCGCGACGCTTGCGGCCTGGAGATCGACCCGGCCCGCGCGCAGTTGGCGCGCGAACGGCTGCATCGCCACGGCATCGACGCGCCCATCGCGACCGGCACCCTGCCCGAGACGCCCGCACCGGCGCCGTTCGACCTGTGCCTGACCAACGTGCCCTACTTCGGCTGCCGCTGGCCGGGCGAGGCCGATGCGCAGGCCGGCCAGTTGTATCTCGAACGCGACTACGAAGCCTATCTGCGCCGCTTGCGCGATCTGTTCCACGCGGTGCGCGACGCGCTGCCCGAGGACGGCTACTGCATCGTCATGGCCGAGAACCTCAACCTCGACGGCCGCCTGCTGCCGCTGGCCTGGGATCTGGCGCGCGTCCTCGGCGCGTTGTTCGTGGCGCGCGACGAGCGCTTGCTGTGCTACCGGCGCGAAGCGCGGCCGCTCGCGCCCGGCGACGCGCGCAGCGACCGCAGCCACGAGTACGCCCTAGTGTTCCAGAAGCAGCGCGAGCGCGTTTGCCTGGACAGCACCCGCGACGCCTTGCAGGCCTTGCGCGACGCCGGCTTTGCGTTCGATCTGTACGGTAGCTATCCGCGCTGGCTGGCCGACCCGGGGGTGCGCGAACCCGCCGACGCCGACCTGCTGCTGCCCGACGATCAGGCCGAATTCGACCGCCTGCTGTGGTGGCTGCACGAACGCGATTACGCGCTGAGCCTGTGGGGCGAACCGCTGCGCCCGCCGCTGCGACTGCCGCGCTTGCGCGAGCATTGGTACGTGCGTGCGCAGCGGCGCGATCGGCTGGGGCGGTTGGTGCGGTTGGATTTGTCGTTGGCGGATCAGGCGGGGCGGCAGACGCCGGCGGCGCGTTGA
- a CDS encoding bifunctional nicotinamide-nucleotide adenylyltransferase/Nudix hydroxylase: protein MATQQYDYLVFIGRFEPFHNGHAAVARHALGKAAKVVFLVGSADTPRTVKNPFTVAERAVMIQAALADSADRLIVRPLRDHLYNESQWIANVQRTVAEAVRADGGAADARIGLIGMDKDASSYYLREFPQWPLVDVNHTATLSATELRKFLFEANQIDSHGGLMLIRANVPAPVFDMLEAFRKSSPAFKQLVAEYQFVEQYRAAWADAPYAPTFVTTDAVVVHSGHVLLVRRRAEPGRGLWALPGGFVGQHETLLDACLRELREETRLKVPLAVLKGSIKGERVFDHPDRSARGRTITHAFHFDFPAGELPQVRGGDDADKARWIAVSEALEMSPQLFEDHLHILEYFLGRG from the coding sequence ATGGCAACGCAGCAATACGATTACCTCGTTTTCATCGGCCGTTTCGAGCCTTTCCACAACGGCCACGCCGCCGTCGCCCGCCACGCGCTGGGCAAGGCCGCGAAAGTCGTCTTCCTGGTCGGTTCCGCCGACACCCCCCGCACCGTCAAGAATCCGTTCACCGTCGCCGAGCGCGCGGTGATGATCCAGGCCGCGCTCGCCGACAGCGCCGACCGCTTGATCGTGCGTCCGCTGCGCGACCATCTCTACAACGAGAGCCAGTGGATCGCCAACGTGCAGCGCACGGTCGCCGAGGCGGTGCGCGCCGACGGCGGCGCCGCGGACGCGCGCATCGGCTTGATCGGCATGGACAAGGACGCCTCCAGCTATTACCTGCGCGAGTTCCCGCAGTGGCCGCTGGTCGACGTCAACCACACCGCGACGCTGTCGGCCACCGAACTGCGCAAGTTCCTGTTCGAGGCCAATCAGATCGACAGCCACGGCGGCTTGATGCTGATCCGCGCCAACGTGCCGGCGCCGGTGTTCGACATGCTCGAAGCCTTCCGCAAGAGCTCGCCGGCGTTCAAGCAACTGGTCGCCGAATACCAATTCGTCGAGCAATACCGCGCGGCCTGGGCCGACGCGCCGTACGCGCCGACCTTCGTCACCACCGACGCGGTGGTGGTGCATTCCGGCCACGTGCTGCTGGTACGCCGCCGCGCCGAACCGGGCCGCGGCCTGTGGGCGCTGCCGGGCGGTTTCGTCGGCCAGCACGAGACCTTGCTCGACGCCTGCCTGCGCGAGCTGCGCGAGGAAACCCGGCTGAAAGTGCCGCTGGCCGTGCTCAAGGGTTCGATCAAGGGCGAGCGGGTGTTCGACCATCCCGACCGCAGCGCGCGCGGCCGCACCATCACCCACGCCTTCCACTTCGATTTCCCGGCCGGCGAGCTGCCGCAGGTGCGCGGCGGCGACGACGCCGACAAGGCGCGCTGGATCGCGGTCAGCGAAGCGCTGGAGATGAGCCCGCAGCTGTTCGAAGACCACCTGCACATCCTCGAGTATTTCCTAGGCCGCGGCTGA
- a CDS encoding nicotinate phosphoribosyltransferase — translation MQCLDNLLLNTDSYKASHWLQYPPGTDATFFYIESRGGVYDRTVFFGLQAILKEYLAKPITHADIDEARDLFAAHGEPFNEAGWRYIVDRHGGLMPIRIRAVPEGTVVPTHQALVTIESTDPQAYWVPSYLETLLLRLWYPVTVATISWHAKQTIRQFLERTSDDPEGQLPFKLHDFGARGVSSTESAALGGAAHLVNFLGTDTVSGLLLAKRYYHEPMAGYSIPAAEHSTITSWGREREVDAYRNMLDQFAKPAAIVAVVSDSYDIFHAIREHWGKTLREQVIASGATLVVRPDSGDPVDVVHQCLTLLDEAFGHTVNAKGYKVLNHVRVIQGDGINPTSIRAILERATSYGYATDNLAFGMGGALLQRLDRDTQKFALKCSAARVDGEWIDVYKDPVTDKGKSSKRGRMTLLRHREYGHFKTVPVPADAPSLEQAAKPMGYDDAMVTVWEDGRLVSDWTFAQVRERANAARL, via the coding sequence ATGCAATGCCTCGACAACCTGCTGCTCAACACCGACAGCTACAAGGCCAGCCACTGGCTGCAATACCCGCCCGGCACCGATGCGACGTTCTTCTACATCGAATCGCGCGGCGGCGTGTACGACCGCACGGTGTTCTTCGGCCTGCAGGCGATCCTCAAGGAATATCTGGCCAAGCCGATCACCCACGCCGACATCGACGAGGCGCGCGACCTGTTCGCCGCGCACGGCGAACCGTTCAACGAGGCCGGCTGGCGCTACATCGTCGACCGTCACGGCGGGCTGATGCCGATCCGCATCCGCGCCGTGCCCGAAGGCACCGTGGTGCCGACGCATCAAGCCTTGGTGACGATCGAATCGACCGACCCGCAGGCCTACTGGGTGCCGTCCTACCTGGAAACCCTGCTGCTGCGCCTGTGGTACCCGGTGACGGTGGCCACGATCAGCTGGCACGCCAAGCAAACCATCCGCCAGTTCCTGGAACGCACCAGCGACGACCCGGAAGGCCAGCTGCCGTTCAAGCTGCACGACTTCGGCGCGCGCGGCGTGTCCAGCACCGAATCGGCCGCGCTCGGCGGCGCCGCGCATCTGGTCAATTTCCTCGGCACCGACACCGTCTCCGGCCTGCTGCTGGCCAAGCGCTATTACCACGAGCCGATGGCCGGCTATTCGATTCCCGCCGCGGAGCACAGCACGATCACCAGTTGGGGCCGCGAGCGCGAAGTCGATGCGTACCGCAACATGCTCGATCAGTTCGCCAAGCCCGCCGCGATCGTCGCGGTGGTGTCGGACAGCTACGACATCTTCCATGCGATCCGCGAGCATTGGGGCAAGACCTTGCGCGAGCAGGTGATCGCCTCGGGCGCGACGCTGGTGGTGCGCCCCGATTCGGGCGATCCGGTGGACGTGGTGCATCAGTGCCTGACCCTGCTCGACGAAGCCTTCGGCCACACCGTCAACGCCAAGGGCTACAAGGTGCTCAACCACGTGCGGGTGATCCAGGGCGACGGCATCAACCCGACCAGCATCCGCGCCATTCTCGAACGCGCGACCAGCTACGGTTACGCCACCGACAATCTCGCCTTCGGCATGGGCGGCGCGTTGTTGCAACGCCTGGATCGCGATACGCAGAAGTTCGCGCTCAAGTGTTCGGCGGCGCGCGTGGACGGCGAGTGGATCGACGTCTACAAGGATCCGGTCACCGACAAGGGCAAGTCGAGCAAGCGCGGCCGCATGACCCTGCTGCGCCATCGCGAATACGGCCACTTCAAGACCGTGCCGGTGCCGGCGGACGCGCCGTCGCTGGAGCAAGCGGCCAAGCCGATGGGCTACGACGATGCGATGGTGACGGTGTGGGAGGACGGCCGGCTGGTCAGCGATTGGACGTTCGCGCAGGTGCGGGAACGGGCGAACGCGGCTCGGCTTTGA
- a CDS encoding glycoside hydrolase family 75 protein yields the protein MAVLMIEHWMDFAGVAVHRIDAGAQRAYAFVNPRPRVTAQGAPDAYHPDDTGRAHLRDSGWPGPEWRERLVADPHWPQRPLRQSQGRCAGYFVSTTALSDPRFPRASAHAYLDAGRVPYLAMPDAWLRHDGAGAPGDFAVVRERASGRLSLGLIGDGGRGRAMGEVSERMAGDLTGHRADARSGRGVPTGPLLYLVFPGSRREPAWPLQTAEIRARCEQLLRRIGGMAQLGRLAESLERIED from the coding sequence ATGGCCGTGCTGATGATCGAGCATTGGATGGATTTCGCCGGCGTGGCCGTGCATCGCATCGACGCCGGCGCGCAGCGCGCCTACGCCTTCGTCAACCCGCGTCCGCGGGTGACCGCGCAGGGCGCGCCCGACGCCTACCATCCCGACGACACCGGCCGCGCGCATCTGCGCGACAGCGGCTGGCCCGGGCCGGAATGGCGCGAGCGTCTGGTCGCGGACCCGCACTGGCCGCAACGTCCCTTGCGCCAGAGCCAAGGCCGCTGCGCCGGCTATTTCGTCTCGACCACCGCGCTGAGCGACCCGCGGTTTCCGCGCGCCAGCGCCCACGCCTACCTCGATGCCGGCCGGGTGCCGTATCTGGCGATGCCCGACGCGTGGCTGCGCCACGACGGCGCCGGCGCGCCCGGCGATTTCGCGGTCGTGCGCGAGCGCGCCAGCGGGCGCCTGAGCCTGGGCCTGATCGGCGACGGCGGCCGCGGCCGCGCGATGGGCGAGGTGTCCGAGCGCATGGCCGGCGACCTCACCGGCCACCGCGCCGACGCGCGCAGCGGCCGCGGCGTACCGACCGGCCCGCTGTTGTACCTGGTGTTTCCCGGTTCGCGCCGGGAACCGGCGTGGCCGCTGCAGACCGCGGAGATCCGCGCGCGTTGCGAGCAGTTGCTGCGGCGGATCGGCGGCATGGCGCAGTTGGGGCGGCTGGCGGAATCGCTGGAGCGCATCGAAGACTGA
- a CDS encoding NAD(P)-dependent alcohol dehydrogenase → MKAYRIRAAGGIDSLTLAEEAAAPLGAGQIRLRVRAVSLNFRDLMIADGRYPAGGARPVIPGSDAVAEVIELGAGATRWRLGDRVATSFFPHWHAGAADPRNTREPFGADADGVLAQEIVVSEDSVFAVPAHLDDAQAATLTCAGVTAWNALFVEARLRPGQSVLLLGTGGVSIWGLQLAKAAGLRAIVTSSSDAKLERARALGADATINYRTHPEWQDEVLRLTGGAGVDAVLEVGGSGTLTRSVRAAAMNGTVAIIGGVSGFGGDLDAIALIMGAKRLSGIFVGSRAMGEDLARFVEVNRIVPVVDRSFAFEQAREAYRYLESGSHFGKVTIQVAG, encoded by the coding sequence ATGAAGGCTTACCGCATCCGCGCCGCCGGCGGCATCGATTCGCTCACCCTGGCCGAGGAAGCCGCCGCGCCGCTGGGCGCCGGCCAGATCCGCCTGCGCGTGCGCGCCGTGTCGCTGAATTTCCGCGACCTGATGATCGCCGACGGCCGCTATCCGGCCGGCGGCGCGCGGCCGGTGATCCCGGGCTCCGATGCGGTCGCCGAAGTGATCGAACTCGGCGCCGGCGCGACCCGTTGGCGGCTCGGCGACCGCGTCGCCACCAGCTTCTTCCCGCACTGGCACGCCGGCGCGGCCGATCCGCGCAACACCCGCGAGCCGTTCGGCGCCGACGCCGACGGCGTGCTGGCGCAGGAGATCGTGGTGTCCGAAGACTCGGTGTTCGCGGTGCCCGCGCATCTCGACGACGCCCAGGCCGCGACCCTGACCTGCGCCGGCGTCACCGCCTGGAACGCGCTGTTCGTCGAAGCGCGCCTGCGCCCGGGCCAGAGCGTGCTGCTGCTCGGCACCGGCGGCGTGTCGATCTGGGGCCTGCAACTGGCCAAGGCGGCGGGGTTGCGCGCCATCGTCACCTCCTCCAGCGACGCCAAGCTCGAACGCGCGCGCGCGCTCGGCGCCGACGCGACGATCAACTACCGCACCCACCCGGAATGGCAGGACGAAGTGCTGCGCCTCACCGGCGGCGCCGGCGTCGATGCGGTGCTGGAAGTCGGCGGCAGCGGCACCTTGACCCGCTCGGTGCGCGCGGCGGCGATGAACGGCACCGTCGCCATCATCGGCGGCGTCAGCGGCTTCGGCGGCGACCTCGACGCCATCGCGCTGATCATGGGCGCCAAGCGTTTGTCGGGCATCTTCGTCGGCAGCCGCGCGATGGGCGAGGATCTGGCGCGCTTCGTCGAGGTCAATCGGATCGTGCCGGTGGTGGATCGCTCGTTCGCGTTCGAGCAGGCGCGCGAGGCGTATCGCTATCTGGAAAGCGGGTCGCACTTCGGCAAGGTGACGATTCAAGTCGCTGGGTGA